A single genomic interval of Rubripirellula reticaptiva harbors:
- the mqo gene encoding malate dehydrogenase (quinone): MSIETTDVILVGSGIMSANLGAMLKCLQPDLKIQLFEVSKELTRESSNAWNNAGTGHAGICELSYTPNQNADGTVDASNAISIFEQFEQSRQFWAYAVSSGMIDTPRDFINPVPHISFVHGQKQVDFLKARHAAMSKHHFFEEMQYSTDPEQIRQWAPLLVEERGEGPISATHMTGGTDVNFGSLSRKLIGWMAQQDGCGVATGHRVVGLKRTSQGWDVTAKDIATGKQTTTSAKFVFIGAGGGSLTLLQKSGIDESKGFGGFPIGGQWMVCDDPTIVAKHQAKVYGQAQEEAPTMAVPHLDTRVIDGKKALLFGPFAAWTTRFLKEEGSLTDLPFSIRPDNIASLLKVGAYNLPLVKYLIQQGTQSMASRIKLLRTFYPAADAKDWRLMDAGIRVQAIKREDGEAGIVHYGTEIVTDKDKSIAALLGASPGASVSVALMLKVIQDCLPDLIAPADAAARMKEMIPTYDVPIQDSATADQFREIHRHCDEVLQLQV; this comes from the coding sequence ATGTCTATCGAAACCACCGACGTCATCTTGGTCGGCAGCGGCATCATGTCCGCGAATCTCGGCGCGATGCTGAAATGCTTGCAGCCGGATTTGAAGATTCAACTTTTCGAAGTGTCCAAAGAACTGACTCGCGAAAGTTCCAACGCATGGAACAATGCGGGCACCGGACACGCTGGAATCTGCGAACTCAGCTACACGCCGAACCAGAACGCTGACGGAACCGTCGACGCGTCGAACGCAATTTCGATCTTTGAACAATTCGAACAGTCGCGTCAGTTTTGGGCCTACGCCGTTTCGTCAGGGATGATCGACACCCCACGCGACTTCATCAACCCGGTCCCGCACATCAGTTTTGTGCACGGCCAAAAGCAAGTCGATTTCTTGAAGGCTCGCCACGCTGCGATGTCCAAGCATCACTTCTTTGAAGAGATGCAGTACTCGACCGACCCTGAACAGATTCGCCAGTGGGCGCCGCTGTTGGTTGAAGAACGCGGCGAAGGCCCGATCAGTGCAACCCACATGACGGGCGGCACCGATGTGAACTTCGGCTCGCTGTCCCGCAAACTGATCGGCTGGATGGCACAGCAAGATGGTTGCGGTGTCGCAACCGGTCACCGTGTCGTTGGCCTAAAACGAACGTCGCAGGGCTGGGACGTTACCGCGAAAGACATTGCAACTGGAAAGCAAACCACGACGTCGGCCAAGTTCGTCTTTATCGGCGCCGGTGGTGGCAGCTTGACCCTGTTGCAAAAGTCAGGCATCGACGAAAGCAAGGGCTTCGGTGGATTTCCGATCGGTGGCCAATGGATGGTTTGCGATGACCCAACCATCGTCGCCAAACACCAAGCAAAGGTGTACGGCCAAGCACAAGAAGAAGCGCCAACGATGGCGGTGCCACACTTGGACACTCGCGTGATCGACGGTAAGAAGGCATTGTTGTTTGGTCCGTTCGCAGCGTGGACGACGAGGTTCTTAAAAGAAGAAGGCAGCCTGACCGATTTGCCATTCTCGATTCGCCCCGACAACATCGCATCGCTACTGAAAGTGGGTGCGTACAACTTGCCGCTGGTGAAGTACCTGATTCAACAAGGTACGCAAAGCATGGCCAGTCGCATCAAGTTGCTGCGAACGTTCTATCCGGCCGCCGATGCAAAGGATTGGCGACTGATGGACGCCGGCATCCGCGTCCAAGCGATCAAACGCGAAGACGGCGAAGCAGGCATCGTCCACTACGGCACCGAAATCGTCACCGACAAGGACAAGAGCATCGCGGCACTGTTGGGCGCATCGCCGGGTGCGTCGGTATCGGTGGCGCTAATGCTAAAAGTCATTCAAGACTGTCTGCCCGACTTGATCGCGCCCGCAGACGCCGCCGCACGGATGAAAGAAATGATTCCTACCTACGACGTCCCGATTCAAGACTCAGCCACCGCCGACCAGTTCCGCGAAATTCACCGTCACTGTGACGAAGTCTTGCAGTTGCAAGTCTAG
- a CDS encoding class II aldolase/adducin family protein — MNPLRNLVHPRDEIMQTMDRIYRYRMTTTSGGNLSIRDDEGNIWISPARVDKGALTRQDIVCVRADGTVDGLHPPSSEFPFHKAIYQARPDIRSIVHAHPVALVAFSICRQTPNTRLFHQAHSVCGKLGFAPYACPGSEQLGSNIAATFAEGCDSVILENHGVVVGGESLASAFKRFEAFEFAGKTLVKASQLGNVRFLEDKKLQQAANRGVDFDSYDPMAATPTEQELRRQLCQFVRRGCRQRLLISTEGSFSARVDAESFLITPTQKDRELIEIDDIVLVSGNNREYGKLASRAARAHQAIYRKHPSVQAIVFAHPVNATAFSVTDSTFDVRTIPESYVFLRDVKRVPYGTQYRDENELASYVSESSPAAILENDGVIVTGRSVLDTFDRLEVLESTAEAVINAKSIGEVATMPDAVIDELKSAFNLN, encoded by the coding sequence ATGAATCCCCTTCGCAATCTTGTCCACCCTCGCGACGAAATCATGCAAACGATGGATCGAATCTATCGCTATCGCATGACGACCACGTCCGGCGGCAACCTTTCGATCCGCGATGACGAAGGCAACATTTGGATCTCGCCAGCGCGAGTCGACAAAGGCGCTCTGACACGCCAAGACATCGTTTGCGTACGAGCCGATGGAACCGTTGACGGCCTGCATCCCCCGTCGTCTGAATTCCCATTCCACAAAGCGATCTACCAAGCTCGCCCAGACATCCGTTCGATCGTCCACGCGCACCCGGTCGCACTGGTTGCCTTCAGCATTTGCCGGCAAACGCCCAACACACGGCTGTTCCATCAAGCTCATTCGGTTTGCGGCAAGCTTGGATTTGCACCCTACGCTTGTCCAGGCAGCGAACAATTAGGCAGCAACATCGCGGCGACTTTCGCCGAAGGCTGCGATAGCGTGATTCTCGAAAACCACGGCGTTGTCGTCGGCGGCGAGTCGCTCGCTAGCGCGTTCAAGCGATTCGAAGCTTTTGAATTTGCTGGCAAGACACTCGTCAAAGCCAGCCAACTCGGCAACGTCCGATTCCTTGAAGACAAGAAACTGCAACAAGCCGCCAACCGAGGCGTCGATTTCGATTCCTATGACCCGATGGCCGCCACACCGACCGAACAAGAACTTCGCCGCCAATTGTGCCAATTCGTGCGTCGCGGTTGCCGACAACGACTGCTGATCAGCACCGAAGGCAGCTTTTCGGCTCGCGTCGACGCCGAATCATTCTTGATCACGCCAACTCAGAAAGATCGCGAGCTAATCGAAATCGACGACATCGTGTTGGTCAGCGGCAATAACCGCGAGTACGGCAAACTGGCTAGCCGAGCCGCCCGCGCCCACCAAGCGATCTACCGAAAACATCCTTCGGTCCAAGCAATTGTCTTTGCCCATCCGGTCAACGCGACTGCGTTCAGCGTAACGGATTCTACTTTTGACGTTCGAACGATCCCTGAAAGCTATGTCTTCCTTCGAGATGTCAAACGAGTCCCGTATGGCACTCAGTATCGCGACGAAAACGAATTGGCGAGCTACGTTTCCGAATCGTCGCCAGCAGCAATCCTCGAAAACGACGGCGTCATCGTGACCGGGCGAAGTGTGCTGGATACCTTTGATCGACTCGAAGTCCTAGAATCAACGGCCGAGGCTGTGATCAACGCCAAATCAATCGGCGAAGTGGCTACCATGCCAGATGCTGTGATTGACGAACTAAAATCTGCTTTTAACCTAAACTGA
- a CDS encoding aldehyde dehydrogenase family protein — MSIASNVQLLPEVEAFLNRNSLASYVGGKAFPAASGATIATIDPGSGNKLAEIHDLDASEVDRAVDIANDAFPAWAALPVDQRSKILLQLADAVEKHKAIIGQIEALDAGKIEAQAQGDVQNFVDTLRYFVGLSQQVNPRTKLDVPGHDAWTYKQPWGACAFIFPWNFPFLLIGWGISPALAAGNTVVIKPAEDTSLSAIYLAELATQVGVPDGVINVVTGRGATAGAALSNNKKIKRMSFTGSPEVGQMVGESCGRNLVPVKLELGGKGAAVVFDDVDVKATAEALVGAITFHAGQVCCDATRWLIHENIYDEFEGYCVDLMKDIRIGHPLDPNSQMGPVVNPKQRERVLGYLEKGQAQGAKCLVGGGAATVDGFQGNYIQPALLSGSLDNTAAREEIFGPVAYLTKFSGEAEAIGMVNDTEYGLANSVWTKDKDRANRVAESMTAGNSWINAHNVFAQGVPYGGVNKSGMGGGVLSVETLMDYYRSTSVVRPLG, encoded by the coding sequence ATGTCCATCGCATCGAACGTTCAATTGCTTCCCGAAGTCGAAGCTTTCCTCAATCGCAATTCCTTGGCTTCTTATGTGGGCGGCAAGGCATTTCCAGCCGCCAGCGGCGCGACCATTGCCACGATTGATCCAGGTTCGGGAAACAAGCTCGCGGAAATCCATGATCTTGATGCCTCCGAAGTCGATCGTGCGGTCGATATCGCAAACGATGCCTTCCCCGCCTGGGCAGCGCTGCCAGTCGATCAACGCAGCAAGATCCTGTTGCAATTGGCCGACGCAGTCGAAAAGCACAAAGCCATCATTGGTCAAATCGAAGCCCTCGACGCTGGCAAGATCGAAGCTCAAGCGCAGGGCGACGTCCAGAATTTTGTCGACACACTGCGTTACTTTGTGGGGCTGTCCCAACAAGTCAACCCTCGCACCAAACTGGACGTTCCCGGCCACGACGCGTGGACCTACAAACAGCCTTGGGGCGCGTGCGCGTTCATCTTTCCGTGGAACTTCCCTTTCCTGTTGATCGGTTGGGGAATCTCACCGGCATTGGCGGCCGGCAACACCGTCGTGATCAAACCGGCCGAAGACACCTCGCTGTCGGCTATCTATCTCGCCGAACTTGCAACCCAAGTCGGCGTCCCCGACGGAGTCATCAACGTGGTCACCGGCCGCGGCGCCACTGCCGGTGCGGCATTGTCGAACAACAAAAAAATCAAACGCATGTCGTTCACCGGATCCCCCGAAGTTGGCCAGATGGTCGGTGAATCGTGTGGACGCAACCTTGTTCCCGTCAAATTGGAACTCGGCGGCAAAGGGGCCGCTGTCGTATTCGATGACGTGGACGTCAAGGCAACCGCCGAAGCCCTCGTCGGCGCGATCACGTTCCACGCTGGCCAAGTTTGCTGCGACGCAACTCGCTGGTTGATCCACGAGAACATTTATGACGAGTTCGAAGGCTATTGCGTTGATCTGATGAAAGACATTCGCATCGGCCATCCGCTTGATCCGAACAGCCAAATGGGACCAGTCGTAAACCCGAAGCAACGCGAACGAGTGCTCGGCTACTTGGAAAAAGGGCAAGCCCAAGGTGCAAAATGCCTCGTCGGCGGCGGAGCTGCCACCGTCGATGGCTTCCAAGGCAACTACATCCAACCGGCGCTACTAAGCGGTTCGCTGGACAACACCGCGGCGCGAGAAGAGATCTTCGGACCAGTCGCCTACCTGACCAAGTTCTCCGGCGAAGCCGAGGCGATCGGAATGGTCAACGATACCGAATATGGTCTTGCCAACAGCGTTTGGACCAAGGACAAAGACCGCGCCAACCGCGTTGCCGAATCGATGACCGCTGGTAACAGCTGGATCAACGCCCACAACGTATTCGCACAAGGCGTGCCGTACGGTGGTGTCAACAAGAGCGGCATGGGCGGCGGTGTCTTGTCGGTCGAAACATTGATGGACTATTACCGCAGCACATCAGTCGTCCGGCCGCTGGGCTAA
- a CDS encoding zinc-dependent metalloprotease encodes MPRLASAVLALASLGQASLASAADLPAFDKVSEGYEKVEISDQQATKSLFNVWKRDKDSQLIGELPKNFAGKNYFIALTVSSGDLYAGLQSGDWVVQWRRYDDRLALIAPNLSTRATGDAESKASVKRLFTDTVLLDVPIMAIGPSGGPVIDLDALLVGHASKFFGSSVRVSNSRINELKSAKVFPENVEIAFDIVNGGRSTDGSGKLQTIHYSFSEVPSTSSGYKPRKADERVGYFTTSFTDLSKYKDDETDIRFINRWKLEKRDSKLSLSPPKEPIRFYVEHTAPVRYRRWIKAGVDYWNKAFEKVGIVDAIVIEYQDAESGAHMEKDPEDVRYNFIRWLNNNIGTAIGPSRVHPETGEILDADIVLTDGWIRHFNYNYEDLMPKLAMEGFSAETLAWLGTHPSWDPRVRMAPAEKANSLRAKFARQAQKPMAGFAMAAADPTLMGDDEYDGLFGSISQKNGLCMAASGRSIDLAFARMDWGLTLLADEVVAKKKKEEEDKATAEAKDNAKESGTKADDAKNDEEADDEKDDDKKDDDKDKVADTDKKDDDAKDKDDEHLLDGMPEWFVGPLLADLVSHEVGHTLGLRHNFKASSLRTLAEINSEDVKGKKTFSSSVMDYTPINYRYDAGSVQGDYAMIDIGPYDFWAIEYGYTLTDKDLPGILKRCTEPELQYATDEDTTGPDPLARRYDFSKDPLDFATEQMKLVKLYRERILDKFVKDGDSWAKARRGYELTLGLQTRSANMMANWIGGAFVYRDKKGDPGDRPPVEVVPAAQQRAALKFVIDTSFYDDAYGLTPKLLERMSVDKWLGGGSHGSMSAEGTWPIHDRILGVQASAMTWLMNPTTLRRVYDNELRLPEDEDAITLPELLATINTAVWSELKKECPEGRNDRKPMISSLRRNLQREHMQRLLDLVLESSDDTAAYKPISNLARMELRTLSADIESSLKKCGDKMDAYTTAHLSETKERIDRALEAGYTYNAAAAGQPTMMFMLGKEPQQQ; translated from the coding sequence ATGCCCCGCCTCGCTTCGGCCGTTCTGGCTCTAGCATCACTCGGCCAAGCTTCGCTGGCCAGCGCCGCCGACTTGCCGGCCTTCGACAAAGTGTCCGAGGGCTACGAGAAGGTTGAAATATCAGACCAACAAGCGACCAAAAGCCTGTTCAACGTTTGGAAACGCGACAAAGATTCCCAACTGATCGGCGAATTACCCAAGAATTTCGCCGGCAAAAATTACTTCATCGCGCTGACGGTTAGCAGTGGCGATCTGTATGCCGGTTTACAGTCGGGTGACTGGGTCGTGCAGTGGCGTCGTTACGACGACCGTTTGGCATTGATCGCGCCGAACTTGTCGACTCGTGCCACGGGCGACGCGGAAAGCAAAGCGTCCGTCAAACGACTATTCACCGATACCGTGCTGCTTGACGTGCCAATCATGGCGATCGGCCCCAGCGGCGGACCAGTGATTGACTTGGATGCCTTGCTAGTCGGGCACGCCAGCAAGTTTTTCGGATCGTCGGTACGGGTCAGCAATTCGCGCATCAACGAACTGAAGTCGGCGAAAGTCTTCCCTGAAAACGTCGAAATCGCGTTTGACATCGTCAATGGCGGACGCAGCACCGATGGCAGCGGCAAACTGCAAACGATCCACTATTCGTTCAGCGAAGTGCCAAGCACATCGAGCGGCTATAAGCCTCGCAAAGCGGATGAACGCGTGGGGTACTTCACGACCAGCTTTACGGACTTGTCAAAGTACAAAGATGATGAGACCGATATTCGCTTCATCAACCGATGGAAGCTTGAAAAGCGAGACTCAAAACTTTCGCTTAGTCCGCCCAAAGAGCCGATCCGTTTCTACGTCGAACACACCGCACCAGTCCGCTATCGCCGCTGGATCAAAGCGGGCGTCGATTACTGGAACAAAGCATTTGAAAAAGTCGGCATCGTTGATGCGATCGTGATCGAATATCAAGACGCCGAAAGCGGCGCGCACATGGAGAAAGATCCCGAAGACGTTCGATACAACTTCATCCGTTGGCTCAACAACAACATTGGCACCGCGATCGGCCCTAGCCGAGTCCACCCTGAAACGGGCGAGATCTTGGACGCCGACATTGTGCTGACCGATGGCTGGATTCGTCACTTCAACTACAACTACGAAGACCTGATGCCAAAACTGGCAATGGAAGGCTTCTCGGCCGAAACGTTGGCGTGGCTGGGAACGCACCCGAGCTGGGATCCTCGCGTTCGCATGGCGCCGGCTGAAAAAGCAAACTCATTGCGAGCCAAGTTTGCTCGCCAGGCCCAGAAACCAATGGCCGGTTTCGCGATGGCCGCCGCAGACCCCACATTGATGGGCGACGATGAATATGACGGACTGTTCGGAAGCATCAGCCAAAAGAACGGCTTGTGCATGGCCGCGTCCGGTCGCAGCATCGACCTGGCATTCGCTCGCATGGACTGGGGATTGACCCTGCTGGCCGACGAAGTCGTCGCGAAGAAGAAAAAAGAAGAAGAGGACAAGGCAACCGCCGAAGCCAAGGACAACGCTAAAGAATCCGGGACAAAAGCCGACGACGCCAAAAATGACGAAGAAGCGGACGACGAAAAGGACGATGACAAAAAAGACGACGACAAAGACAAAGTCGCTGACACCGATAAGAAGGATGACGACGCCAAAGACAAAGACGACGAGCACTTGCTCGACGGCATGCCCGAATGGTTCGTCGGTCCGCTGCTAGCGGATCTTGTGTCTCACGAAGTCGGGCACACGCTCGGCCTGCGCCACAACTTCAAAGCTTCGTCGCTTCGCACACTCGCCGAAATCAATAGCGAAGACGTGAAAGGCAAGAAAACCTTCTCGTCGTCAGTGATGGACTACACCCCCATCAACTATCGATACGATGCCGGCAGCGTCCAAGGCGATTACGCGATGATCGACATCGGCCCTTACGATTTCTGGGCGATCGAATATGGCTACACCCTGACGGACAAGGACCTTCCCGGCATCCTGAAACGCTGTACCGAACCGGAATTGCAATACGCAACTGACGAAGACACGACAGGTCCGGACCCACTGGCCCGTCGCTATGACTTCTCGAAAGACCCGCTGGACTTTGCCACCGAACAAATGAAGCTGGTCAAGCTTTACCGCGAACGCATCTTGGACAAGTTCGTCAAAGATGGTGACTCGTGGGCCAAGGCTCGCCGAGGCTACGAACTGACGCTCGGACTACAAACCCGATCAGCCAACATGATGGCCAACTGGATTGGCGGTGCGTTTGTGTATCGCGACAAGAAAGGTGACCCGGGCGATCGCCCACCAGTGGAAGTTGTGCCTGCCGCCCAACAGCGCGCTGCACTGAAGTTCGTGATCGACACATCTTTTTATGACGATGCCTATGGACTGACACCGAAGTTGCTCGAACGCATGAGCGTCGACAAGTGGCTTGGCGGCGGTTCGCATGGATCAATGTCGGCCGAAGGCACTTGGCCGATTCACGATCGGATCCTTGGCGTCCAAGCATCAGCGATGACGTGGTTGATGAACCCGACCACCTTGCGCCGCGTGTACGACAACGAACTGCGTCTACCCGAAGACGAAGACGCAATCACTCTGCCGGAATTGCTGGCGACGATCAACACGGCCGTCTGGAGCGAACTGAAGAAAGAATGCCCCGAAGGCCGAAACGATCGCAAGCCGATGATCTCGAGCCTGCGTCGGAACCTGCAACGCGAACATATGCAGCGTTTGCTGGACCTGGTTTTGGAATCGTCCGATGACACGGCCGCTTACAAGCCGATCAGCAACTTGGCCCGCATGGAACTTCGCACGTTGTCCGCGGACATCGAATCCTCACTTAAAAAGTGTGGTGACAAGATGGACGCCTACACGACCGCTCACCTATCGGAAACGAAAGAGCGAATCGACCGCGCCCTCGAAGCCGGCTACACCTACAACGCCGCTGCTGCCGGGCAACCGACGATGATGTTCATGCTGGGCAAAGAGCCTCAGCAACAGTAG
- a CDS encoding serine hydroxymethyltransferase, whose product MNPLAQQDPAIWDAIEAEGRRQQEGLEMIASENYTSLPIMQAAGSVLTNKYAEGYPGKRYYGGCEHVDVVETIAIDRAKKLFGAEAANVQPHAGSQANTAVYLSCLEVGDTVLGLDLAQGGHLTHGMKLNISGRLYNFISYGVDKENHRLDFDQIAKLAREHKPKLIVAGASAYPREIPHDRFAEIANEVGAKLMVDMAHYAGLVAAGVHNSPIPFADYVTTTTHKTLRGPRSGLIMCKEEHLKLVNRNVFPGTQGGPLMHMVAAKAICFDEAMQPEYKMYGQAVVDNAKTLAETLLSAGLRLVSGGTDNHLMLVDVTAVDLGGKKAEEALDRCGITVNMNMIPFDQRRPADPSGIRIGTPALTTRGMGIEEMKRVGGWIASALRSPDDAAMLEGIRGEIKDMCEQFPVPAGRNSALMPAN is encoded by the coding sequence ATGAACCCGTTGGCCCAACAAGACCCTGCCATCTGGGACGCGATCGAAGCCGAAGGCCGCCGCCAGCAGGAGGGGCTCGAGATGATCGCTAGCGAGAATTACACCAGTCTGCCAATCATGCAGGCAGCCGGCAGTGTTCTGACCAACAAGTACGCTGAGGGCTATCCCGGCAAGCGTTATTACGGCGGTTGCGAACACGTCGACGTCGTTGAAACGATCGCGATCGATCGAGCCAAGAAACTGTTCGGTGCCGAAGCCGCTAACGTCCAGCCGCATGCCGGATCCCAAGCCAACACGGCCGTCTACTTGTCGTGTTTGGAAGTGGGCGACACGGTGCTGGGATTGGACCTCGCTCAAGGTGGTCACCTGACTCACGGAATGAAGCTGAATATCAGCGGCCGACTTTACAACTTCATTAGCTACGGCGTCGACAAAGAAAACCACCGTCTGGACTTTGACCAGATCGCGAAACTGGCTCGCGAGCACAAGCCAAAATTGATCGTCGCTGGTGCGAGTGCCTATCCCCGTGAAATTCCTCACGACCGATTCGCCGAAATTGCCAATGAAGTCGGCGCCAAGTTGATGGTCGATATGGCTCACTATGCCGGTCTGGTTGCCGCCGGAGTCCACAATAGCCCGATTCCATTCGCGGATTACGTCACCACAACGACTCACAAGACCCTTCGCGGCCCTCGCAGCGGATTGATCATGTGCAAGGAAGAGCACTTAAAGTTGGTCAATCGCAATGTTTTTCCGGGCACCCAAGGTGGGCCGCTGATGCACATGGTGGCTGCCAAAGCAATTTGCTTTGACGAAGCGATGCAGCCTGAATACAAAATGTACGGTCAAGCAGTTGTTGATAACGCCAAGACTCTGGCCGAAACTCTGTTATCGGCTGGCTTGCGTTTGGTCAGTGGCGGAACCGACAATCACTTGATGTTGGTGGACGTTACGGCAGTGGATTTGGGTGGCAAGAAAGCCGAAGAAGCACTGGATCGCTGCGGCATCACAGTCAACATGAACATGATCCCATTCGATCAGCGAAGACCAGCCGATCCGTCGGGCATCCGAATCGGAACGCCCGCTTTGACGACTCGCGGAATGGGCATCGAAGAAATGAAACGCGTCGGCGGATGGATTGCGTCGGCGCTGCGTAGTCCTGATGATGCGGCGATGCTAGAAGGCATTCGTGGTGAAATCAAAGACATGTGCGAGCAGTTTCCTGTTCCGGCGGGTCGTAACTCGGCGCTGATGCCGGCTAACTGA
- a CDS encoding response regulator, whose protein sequence is MHRILIADDNDANRELLEAYLVGVECELETAEDGQDTLDKVASFKPDLVLLDVMMPKLSGFEVCKRLKDSPETSRVMILMVTALNELGDHERAVAAGTDDFLSKPVNKIELLKRVEIMLKLKGTEDELERLRQYIQEMEERR, encoded by the coding sequence ATGCACCGAATCCTAATTGCCGACGACAACGACGCGAACCGCGAACTGCTGGAGGCCTATTTGGTTGGCGTCGAGTGTGAACTGGAAACCGCCGAGGATGGGCAGGACACGCTCGACAAAGTCGCGTCGTTTAAGCCTGACTTGGTGTTGCTTGACGTGATGATGCCAAAGCTAAGTGGCTTTGAAGTCTGCAAGCGATTGAAGGATTCGCCCGAAACAAGCCGTGTCATGATCCTGATGGTGACGGCGTTGAATGAACTGGGTGATCACGAACGAGCGGTTGCGGCAGGCACCGACGACTTTTTAAGCAAGCCCGTCAACAAGATCGAGCTGCTAAAGCGTGTCGAGATCATGCTGAAATTGAAGGGCACCGAAGACGAGCTAGAGCGGCTGCGTCAGTATATCCAAGAAATGGAAGAGCGGCGATAG
- a CDS encoding hybrid sensor histidine kinase/response regulator: MNRSPQATQTTSSPRKLICVGDPQTLPSEIDRDLVIVVDTSVAVLDELQEPEIDGVWIARDQLPQLSELRGLTQSGLMLRDMPEGVALLDSDIRLLWGNRRLAQWSGKPEGSVAGMNFYELLSNPEIMGPDFCPFHTALATGEESNSTLHTEQNRYFQVHAAPLVLPHHSRQLIVTVSDITEEILQQQKLEAIHKAGRELADLRPTEIFMMEVDERIDLLKENIRHYLSDLLNFEVIEIRLLEHATGNLVPLLSVGIDQDAADRQLFAHPQGNGVTGYVAASGTPYVCQDVENDPLFIPGVATSRSSITAPLILHDQVLGTINVESPESNAFSDSDLQFLEIFARDVAFALNTLELLVAQKANTAQQSCDAIHSAVAMPVDEILNDAVNVMEGYIGHSPEVVERLQRILHNARDIKQTIQQVGQKMTPLEAVPVGIESSQHVALRGKRILVVDADGPVREDAHRLLERYGCIVETAHKGDEAVWMVRSSGGAKSYDVIISDIRLPDYSGYQLMLRLGEIMERVPMVLMTGFGYDPGHSIVKARQNGLHPKCVLSKPFRLDQLVDVVKTTLEINAENPIKPKEDDVDRPAGDSQPGDA; encoded by the coding sequence ATGAATCGATCGCCTCAGGCGACACAGACTACCAGCAGTCCACGCAAACTCATCTGCGTTGGAGATCCACAGACGTTGCCCAGCGAAATCGACCGCGACCTTGTGATCGTCGTGGATACGTCGGTTGCCGTGCTCGACGAATTACAGGAACCCGAAATTGACGGCGTCTGGATCGCTCGGGACCAACTGCCCCAATTGAGCGAACTTCGTGGTCTGACGCAGAGCGGTTTGATGCTGCGTGATATGCCCGAAGGCGTCGCGCTGCTTGATTCCGACATCCGCTTGCTGTGGGGAAACCGCCGACTGGCACAGTGGTCGGGTAAGCCCGAAGGCTCGGTTGCCGGTATGAACTTCTATGAACTGCTGTCGAACCCTGAAATCATGGGGCCGGACTTCTGCCCGTTCCACACGGCACTTGCCACCGGTGAAGAGAGCAACAGCACACTGCACACCGAGCAGAATCGGTACTTCCAAGTTCACGCCGCGCCGCTGGTCCTGCCTCACCATTCACGCCAATTGATCGTCACGGTCAGCGACATCACCGAAGAGATCCTGCAACAACAAAAACTCGAAGCGATCCATAAAGCAGGCCGCGAGCTTGCCGATCTTCGCCCGACCGAAATCTTCATGATGGAAGTCGACGAGCGAATTGACCTGTTGAAAGAGAACATTCGCCATTACCTGAGTGACCTATTGAATTTCGAAGTCATCGAGATTCGCCTGCTCGAACACGCGACCGGCAATTTGGTGCCACTGCTTAGCGTTGGCATCGACCAAGACGCCGCCGACCGCCAACTGTTTGCTCACCCGCAAGGCAACGGAGTCACTGGCTATGTCGCCGCCAGCGGCACGCCCTACGTTTGCCAGGACGTTGAAAACGATCCTCTATTCATTCCCGGCGTCGCGACGTCGCGAAGCTCGATCACCGCGCCGCTGATTCTGCACGATCAAGTACTCGGCACAATCAATGTCGAAAGCCCTGAATCGAACGCGTTCAGCGACAGTGATCTGCAGTTCCTAGAAATCTTTGCTCGCGACGTAGCCTTCGCACTCAACACGCTTGAATTGCTGGTTGCTCAAAAAGCCAACACGGCACAACAGAGCTGTGACGCAATCCACAGCGCGGTGGCTATGCCGGTCGATGAAATTCTGAACGACGCCGTCAATGTGATGGAGGGCTACATCGGCCACAGTCCCGAAGTCGTTGAACGATTGCAGCGTATCCTGCATAACGCTCGCGACATCAAGCAAACGATCCAGCAGGTCGGTCAAAAGATGACGCCGCTCGAAGCGGTACCGGTCGGCATCGAATCGTCACAGCATGTCGCACTTCGCGGCAAACGCATCCTGGTCGTCGATGCGGACGGCCCGGTTCGCGAAGACGCCCACCGATTGCTAGAACGCTACGGCTGCATTGTCGAAACCGCGCACAAAGGCGACGAAGCTGTCTGGATGGTTCGTAGCAGCGGCGGCGCGAAGAGCTATGACGTCATCATCAGCGACATTCGGCTGCCCGATTACAGCGGATACCAGTTGATGCTGCGATTAGGCGAGATTATGGAACGAGTTCCAATGGTCTTGATGACGGGTTTTGGATACGACCCGGGACACTCGATCGTCAAAGCACGCCAAAACGGCCTGCATCCCAAGTGCGTGCTATCGAAGCCATTTCGGCTCGACCAATTGGTGGACGTTGTGAAAACGACGCTCGAGATCAACGCTGAAAACCCGATCAAGCCAAAAGAAGACGACGTTGATCGGCCCGCCGGCGATTCCCAGCCTGGCGACGCTTAA